A segment of the Nitrosopumilus sp. genome:
CAATAATTTTTTCTGTTGTAGGTTCAGAGTACCATGTTATGCTTGTGGCTTCAGTCGTTAGTTTTGAAGGGGCAAATATGTCCCAATTTGGAAATAATTTCTTCAGATTTTTACCTATGTTTATTCCATTTTTAGTAATGGCAAGAACTGAAGTTTTTTCCATAGTCAAAATCTTTTAACTTTAATAAAATACCTTACTGTCATGATTTTCTCGCCAAAATTTTTCCTTCAAAGTCAAACAATATTACGTCAATTGGAATTTTTCCTTCAGAATGTTTTCTCATGTGCTTATACGTCTCACTACAAATCAAGTCAAAAAACCCTGTAATCTCATTTTCTTGAATAATTTCTGAAACGTGTCTTGCGGTGTTTGCTCTTTTTATTTCTTGGATCACATTTTCATTTGCATTGCATTTTTGAGCTAATTCTGCTAGAAAGTTCATGTCCACTTTGGATCCTTTGACATGGGTTTGTTTAACCCCTGCCGCCATCTTTGCTAGTTTTCCAATGAAACCTACAACATGTGCCATCTTGATATCTTTTCTACCACATTGTTGAATTGCATACCCTGAAAAATCACCTATCTGCACAAAACAATGTTCTGGTAAATTTATCATTTTTTTTACAAAATCCTCGCTTCTCCCACCGGTTGTCAGTACCACCGTATGATTGCCTGCAGCTATGGCTACATCCAAGTTTTGTCTAATTGATGCTGCATATGCTGCAGTTGAAAACGGAATAACAATTCCACTTGTACCCAAAATCGAGATTCCGTTTGTAATGCCTAATCTTGGATTGTCAGTTTTAGGCCCTAGTTCTTTTCCTTTAGGTACTGAAATGACTATTCGAATTCCTTTTTCTAAAAGAATCTCTTTCCCTGCTTCTCTTAAATTTTCAATAATCATTTTTTTAGGAACTGGATTTATTGCAGGCTTGTTAATTTCTAACCCTAATCCTGGTTTGGTCACTATGCCTACTCCCTCTCCACCATCAATCTCAATTTCATTTTTTTTATCCGTAAATGACAATTCTACAATAATTTCTGCTCCATGAGTAACATCTGGATCATCTCCACCATTTTTAATCACTGAACAGCATGCTTTGTCGGATTCAAATTTGCATGAATATATTGGAATTTGAACATAGGATCTTTTTGGCAATAAAATATCTACACGCTCAACTTTTTTCTGATCTATTATTGATAACAGTGCAGCTTTTGATGCTGCAGTTGCAGAACTTCCTGTGGTATAACCTGTCCTTAGTTTCCTCTTTTCTTCTTGCACATTGATTGCATTCATTTTGTGGTATTAACTCTTATTTCATAATTTTTGAAAATTATTCAAATAGATTTAAAATTAAAATAAATTTGGAGATATTGTGGTCAAATCTCTAAAGATTGTTGTTACGGGAGCAAGTGGTTTCATTGCAAAAAATCTTCGAAAATATTTATCAGAAAAAAATATTGAATTAATTTCTATATCTAGAAATGACTTTAAAATTTTCAAGTGTGAAACTAAAATCATCACCAAAAATTATGATCAGAAAAATATTCTCAAAACAATACAAAATGCGGATGCGTTAATTCATCTTGTTGGAATAGGAAAACAATCAGTGAATGTAGATTTTGATATGATAAATACTGATTTGACAAAACGTATTGTTAATTTAAGTAAAACATCTCAAATTAAAAAAATTATTTTTTTAAGTGGTTTGGGAGTTTCACGAAATACGTCATTAGGTTACTTTATTTCAAAATATAATGCAGAAAGACAAATTATTCATTCTGGCCTAAATTTTACGATTTTTAGGCCTTCATATATTGTTGGAAAAGATGATTTGTTTTCAAAAAATCTAAAAAATCAAATTAAATCTGGAGAAATATTGATTCCTGGCTCTGGGTTGTATTCAATTCAACCAATACATGTGTCTGATGTCGTAAAAGTTATTTTTGAATCTGTTTCTCAATCGAGATTTAACAATAAAATCATTGATCTTGTTGGGCCTGATTATGTAACTTTTGAAAAATACGTCAAACTTTTTTCTAAAGGAACCAAAGTCAAAATTAAAAAAATTAACCTTGAAAATGCGTATCATGGTGCAATAATTAACTCAAAATCTGATTTTGGAATAGATGATCTCAATATACTAATTGGTAACTTTAAAGGAAATCAGGAAAGACTTTCTAAAATATCTAAAGTAAAATTTCAATCTGTGCTGAAAATACTACAATCCGGCAGAATGCTTTAATGCTTCAGCTTTGTCTGTTTTTTCCCATGTAAATTCTGGTTCGTTTCTTCCAAAATGACCGTACGATGCAGTTTTTTTGTAGATTGGTTTTTTTAATTCAAGTTGTGAAATGATTCCTGTTGGCTTCATGTCAAAATTCTTTTTTACTAACTCCTCAATTTGGTTTTCAGGAATCTTGTTTGTTTCAAATGTATTTACATAAAGTGACACAGGTTCTGCTACTCCGATCGCATAAGCAAGTTGAACCTCGCATCTATCAGCCAGCCCTGCAGCAACTAAATTTTTAGCAATATATCTACACATGTAACATGCTGATCTGTCTACTTTAGATGGATCCTTTCCGGAAAAAGCCCCTCCACCATGTCTTCCAAATCCGCCATAACTGTCTACAATAATTTTTCTTCCGGTTAGTCCTGCATCACCATGTGGGCCGCCAATTACAAACTTACCTGTGGGATTGATGTGTATCTTTATGTTATTATTCCAAAGATCTCCTAATACAGGTTTGATCACTTTATCAATTATTTCTCTTGAAATTTCCTCTTGAGAGATTTCTGGCGTATGTTGTGTTGATATGACTACGGTTTCTATTTTTGTAGGCTTGTTGTCTTCATATCTAACTGATACTTGTGATTTACCATCTGGCCTGACCCATGACAAGGATTGATCTCTTCGTACCTGTGATAATTTTTGAATGAGTTTGTGTGCAAGTAAAATTGGCATGGGCATTAATTCTTCTGTTTCATTTGTTGCATAACCAAACATTAGACCTTGATCTCCTGCACCTTGCTCTTTCTCTTCTGTTGCAGTTACTCCTTGACTGATATCTGGACTTTGAGAATGAAGTCTTAAATCAACTTCGCAGCTATCACAATCAAACATCAAATCTTTATTGTCATATCCTATTTCTCTAATTGTTTTTCTAACTAATTCTTCTTGAGCCTTCTTATCAAAAACTGCCTTTGATGTTACTTCTCCTGACACGACCACAAAATCTGTAGTGACCATTGTTTCAACCGCAACTCTTGAATTTGGATCTTGTCTAAGATATTCATCCAAGAATGCATCTGAAATATTATCGCATATTTTGTCTGGATGACCTTCCGTAACTGATTCAGATGTAAACAGAAAATTATTGGTCATAAAACCACTTTATTGATTAGAGTTCATTTTCTAGTTTGATAAATAATACGTTGTTGCCTCTTACAATTACTCTACCATAATTTGCAATTGTTTTACCGTCATGAATTTCTTCCGCATCCGTCATAATCAAGTTCATGTACGAATCTACATTATCCATTTTTCCTTTATACTCAACCTCATTTTTTAGTCTTACAGTAACTTTCTTCTTGGTACTTTTTTGAAGAGTTGTTAGAGGTCGTTTTGCGCTACTTGTTTGGGACACTAATTGTTCACTTGGTTTGAAAACTTTTTCTCTAGCATAAAAGCCTTACCTCACTAATGAATATCGAAATTCCTTAAATTTTTTCTCTTATTTCTAATAATTATGCAAATGATTTGTACTGGTTTACAAAAATTAGACAATTTTTTATCTGGAGGAATCCCCCCCGGCGTAATTGTAGATATTTTTGGTGAAACTGGAACTGGAAAAACTTTACTGCTATTACAACTATCAATTAATTCAATTAAAAATGGTGGTAATGTTTTGTATTTGGATACTACAGGCGGATTCAGGCCTGAACGAATTTTAGAAATTCAAAAAGAATCTGAAATACGTATTAATTTACTTGAAAAGATAATGGTGTCTAGAATTACAAATACTTCAGAACAAATCAAATCACTAAAAAATCTCGAAAAAAATGATTTTTCTTTAATTGTAATTGATAATATTACTGATTTATTTTCTTATGAGTATCAAAATGATGAATCATCTTTTGAAAAAAATTCTATATTTATGAAATACATGCATGAACTGTCAAAATTTGCAATCACAAAAAAAATCCCTATTGTCATGACCAATATGGTTAGAAACATTGAAGGTAGAGAAACTGAAAATATGAAAAGTGCAATTGATCCTTTCACACATATCAAAATACATCTGTTTAAGAATCAGTCAAAACTAACTGGTACGGTTTACTGGGCACTAAAACAAAATTCTTTTTCTTATACAATCAATAAGATTGGAATTTCTAATGATGATGAAAATCATTAGCATTACATTCCAAGTTTGTTAATTACAGAAATCAACTCAATATCAAAATCACTGTATCTTTATTTGCACTTGTATAATTAGGTCTAGTTAATTATGAAAATTCAAAATCAGACAACTCAACCAAATCCAATTCTTAAGTCATTATTTGGAAAATTTGGATTTTCTAAACTAACTGAAATTCAGAAAAAAGCTTCACCCATTATCTTACAAAAAAAAGATTGTCTTATCATCGCCCCAACAGGTTCAGGAAAAACTGAATGTTCAGTCATACCAATTTTTTCTCTTTTAAAAAATTCCAAAAAAATTGGAAAAATTCGAGTTCTTTACATAACTCCTTTGAGAGCACTAAATCGTGATGTTTTTAGAAGAATAACAAAATATGCTTACAAAAATGAATTAACAATTGAAATTCGTCATGGGGATACTAGTCAAAAGGATAGAAAAAAAATTGCTGAAAATCCTCCCGATGTTTTAATTACAACCCCTGAAACTCTGGTTATTCTTTTAACTCAGATCAAAATGCTTGCTGCATTATCTGACTTAGAGTGGATTGTAATAGATGAGGTGCATGAATTATTATCTAGCGAAAGAGGATCTCAGCTATCATTGAGTATTGAAAGATTAGAAATAAACTCAAAGTATACACTTACAAAAGTTGGATTGTCCGCTACGGTTGGAAACTTTGTTGAGGCAGGAAAATTCATTGTTGGTACTAAAAGAAAATGCCAAATAATCCGAGATACTTCAGTAAGAAAATATGATGTAGAAATTAAGTATGTTGAAGGAACAATTTCTGATGTTGTAGAGAAAATTTCTGAACACGTGTTAGAATTAAATTTAAATTCTCCAATTCTACTTTTTACTAATACTCGCGGAGAAGCGGAATTTTTAGCATCCACGTTAAAACAAAAGTCTTCTGTTCCAATTGAATTACATCACGGTTCTCTGTCAAAAGAAGTTAGGGAAGAAACAGAATTAATTTTGCGTGAAGGAAAACGTGGAATTGTAGTTTGTACATCTTCATTAGAATTGGGGTTGGATATTGGTGCAATTGAATTGGTGATTCACTATGGTTCTCCAAGACAAGTCTCAAAATTTGTTCAAAGAATCGGAAGAAGTAAACATAGTAGAGGTGAATCTGCTCAGGGGTTAATTTTCACTAATAATCCTGATGATGAGTTTGAAGCACAAGCAATACTTGATCGAATTCAAGAAGGATCAATTGAAGAACAAAAAATTCATGATGGTTCTCTTGATGTTTTAGCACATCATCTGGTTGGATTATCCATGCAAATTAGTGAAGTTTTGGTTGAACAAGCTTATGAATTAGTAACAAAAGCATATCCATTTCGAAATTTAAAAATTGAAGATCTAATAGATGTCTTAGATCTACTTGATTCCAACTATTTGGTATTCTTTGACAGAACAAAAATGACTTATTGGAAAAAAAGTCGTTCATTCCAATATTATTTTGAAAATCTTTCAACCATTCCTGATATTCTAAAATTCAAAGTTTTCGATAGTGTTGGAAAAAAGATTATTGGATCACTAGATCAAAGATTTGTAGGTGATTTTGGTGATTCTGGTAATATTTTTGTGTTAAAAGGTTCACAATGGAGAATTCTAAACGTCGATGAAAAATCATTCAGTGTAAATGTTGAGCCATTCAGGGGAGGTGGGATCACTGTACCCTACTGGGAGGGGGAAAATATTCCAATTGACTTTAAAACTGCGCATAAGGTGGGAAGTTTTCGTAGTAAGGTTAAGAACGGGAAATTTTCACTGGTCAACAAATTAATTGAAAAATTAGATTTTGATGTGATTCCTGATGAAAATAATATTGTAATTGAGTCAAACAGATCTCAAGGCTCAATTGTAATTCATTCTTGTTTTGGAACCAAAATAAACTCTACAATTTCTTCCATGCTTTCTTCCATGCTTTCTTCCATGTTGGGCTCAATTGTTGATTCTCGTTCTGATGGTTATAGAATTGTTTTATCTTCAGGATCTAGAATTTCAGAAAAACTTTTCATGGAAGTTCTAAAGGACGATTATGATCTAGAATCTATCGTAAGTACATCCTTGACTGGAACCCATAATGTTAATTGGAGGACATGGTGTGTTGCAAAAAGATTTGGAGTGGTTGGACGAGGTGCAGTATACGAAAGAAAATTTGCTCGATTTTTATATGAACGATATGCAAAAACGGCATTAGTTCATGAAGCTCTTCGTGAATTGTTTCATGACAAATTTGATCTTAAAGATACTGAAAAAATTCTAAAGAAGATCAAAGATTCTGAAATTCACATCACTTGGTTGGAAGTTGATCAATTTTCAAAATTGGCAGAACCAATTTTAGATCATACTGCAAAATATTATTCTGCACCTGCAAATCTTGACAAAGGAATCATCGATCTTGTTAAAGCAAGATTAGAAAAAACAAAACATCGTTTGATTTGCGCTCGTTGTGGCATGTGGGAACGTGTATTTCAAACATTTGAGGTAAAGAA
Coding sequences within it:
- a CDS encoding cobalt-precorrin-5B (C(1))-methyltransferase, whose protein sequence is MNAINVQEEKRKLRTGYTTGSSATAASKAALLSIIDQKKVERVDILLPKRSYVQIPIYSCKFESDKACCSVIKNGGDDPDVTHGAEIIVELSFTDKKNEIEIDGGEGVGIVTKPGLGLEINKPAINPVPKKMIIENLREAGKEILLEKGIRIVISVPKGKELGPKTDNPRLGITNGISILGTSGIVIPFSTAAYAASIRQNLDVAIAAGNHTVVLTTGGRSEDFVKKMINLPEHCFVQIGDFSGYAIQQCGRKDIKMAHVVGFIGKLAKMAAGVKQTHVKGSKVDMNFLAELAQKCNANENVIQEIKRANTARHVSEIIQENEITGFFDLICSETYKHMRKHSEGKIPIDVILFDFEGKILARKS
- a CDS encoding NAD-dependent epimerase/dehydratase family protein, whose product is MVKSLKIVVTGASGFIAKNLRKYLSEKNIELISISRNDFKIFKCETKIITKNYDQKNILKTIQNADALIHLVGIGKQSVNVDFDMINTDLTKRIVNLSKTSQIKKIIFLSGLGVSRNTSLGYFISKYNAERQIIHSGLNFTIFRPSYIVGKDDLFSKNLKNQIKSGEILIPGSGLYSIQPIHVSDVVKVIFESVSQSRFNNKIIDLVGPDYVTFEKYVKLFSKGTKVKIKKINLENAYHGAIINSKSDFGIDDLNILIGNFKGNQERLSKISKVKFQSVLKILQSGRML
- a CDS encoding methionine adenosyltransferase — encoded protein: MTNNFLFTSESVTEGHPDKICDNISDAFLDEYLRQDPNSRVAVETMVTTDFVVVSGEVTSKAVFDKKAQEELVRKTIREIGYDNKDLMFDCDSCEVDLRLHSQSPDISQGVTATEEKEQGAGDQGLMFGYATNETEELMPMPILLAHKLIQKLSQVRRDQSLSWVRPDGKSQVSVRYEDNKPTKIETVVISTQHTPEISQEEISREIIDKVIKPVLGDLWNNNIKIHINPTGKFVIGGPHGDAGLTGRKIIVDSYGGFGRHGGGAFSGKDPSKVDRSACYMCRYIAKNLVAAGLADRCEVQLAYAIGVAEPVSLYVNTFETNKIPENQIEELVKKNFDMKPTGIISQLELKKPIYKKTASYGHFGRNEPEFTWEKTDKAEALKHSAGL
- a CDS encoding ribonucleoprotein, which encodes MSQTSSAKRPLTTLQKSTKKKVTVRLKNEVEYKGKMDNVDSYMNLIMTDAEEIHDGKTIANYGRVIVRGNNVLFIKLENEL
- a CDS encoding AAA family ATPase, producing MICTGLQKLDNFLSGGIPPGVIVDIFGETGTGKTLLLLQLSINSIKNGGNVLYLDTTGGFRPERILEIQKESEIRINLLEKIMVSRITNTSEQIKSLKNLEKNDFSLIVIDNITDLFSYEYQNDESSFEKNSIFMKYMHELSKFAITKKIPIVMTNMVRNIEGRETENMKSAIDPFTHIKIHLFKNQSKLTGTVYWALKQNSFSYTINKIGISNDDENH
- a CDS encoding DEAD/DEAH box helicase; this encodes MKIQNQTTQPNPILKSLFGKFGFSKLTEIQKKASPIILQKKDCLIIAPTGSGKTECSVIPIFSLLKNSKKIGKIRVLYITPLRALNRDVFRRITKYAYKNELTIEIRHGDTSQKDRKKIAENPPDVLITTPETLVILLTQIKMLAALSDLEWIVIDEVHELLSSERGSQLSLSIERLEINSKYTLTKVGLSATVGNFVEAGKFIVGTKRKCQIIRDTSVRKYDVEIKYVEGTISDVVEKISEHVLELNLNSPILLFTNTRGEAEFLASTLKQKSSVPIELHHGSLSKEVREETELILREGKRGIVVCTSSLELGLDIGAIELVIHYGSPRQVSKFVQRIGRSKHSRGESAQGLIFTNNPDDEFEAQAILDRIQEGSIEEQKIHDGSLDVLAHHLVGLSMQISEVLVEQAYELVTKAYPFRNLKIEDLIDVLDLLDSNYLVFFDRTKMTYWKKSRSFQYYFENLSTIPDILKFKVFDSVGKKIIGSLDQRFVGDFGDSGNIFVLKGSQWRILNVDEKSFSVNVEPFRGGGITVPYWEGENIPIDFKTAHKVGSFRSKVKNGKFSLVNKLIEKLDFDVIPDENNIVIESNRSQGSIVIHSCFGTKINSTISSMLSSMLSSMLGSIVDSRSDGYRIVLSSGSRISEKLFMEVLKDDYDLESIVSTSLTGTHNVNWRTWCVAKRFGVVGRGAVYERKFARFLYERYAKTALVHEALRELFHDKFDLKDTEKILKKIKDSEIHITWLEVDQFSKLAEPILDHTAKYYSAPANLDKGIIDLVKARLEKTKHRLICARCGMWERVFQTFEVKNLIVCPYCKARQITATYYSDYELPKIIRKKHDGKKLSSDEKHKFDRAWKVASLVENFGKITITVISGYGVGADTAARILRNMVDEEYLFKQIYEAERQYVVTRGFWDS